A genomic segment from Leopardus geoffroyi isolate Oge1 chromosome A2, O.geoffroyi_Oge1_pat1.0, whole genome shotgun sequence encodes:
- the LOC123607504 gene encoding E3 ubiquitin-protein ligase TRAIP isoform X2 gives MVRPIGTQPSGSASTLLPPLPVHSRKSRSGAKFEACGEAGTGVGARSQSWTRRGFLGCLTPLGPVIMPIRALCTICSDFFDHSRDVAAIHCGHTFHLQCLIQWFETAPSRTCPQCRIQVGKRTIINKLFFDLAQEEESVLDAEFLKKQMKYLEQQQDETKQAQEEARRLRTKMKTMERIELLLQSQRPEVEEMIRDMGVGQSAVEQLAVYCVSLKKEYENLKEARKASGELADKLKKDLFSSKSKLQTVYSELDQTRLELRSAQKDLQSADKEITSLKKKLSMLQETLNLPPVDSETVNRLVLESPAPLEMLNLKLRRPAFGDDIDLNATFDVDTPPAQPASIQQGRAKKLCQEIAHSPVQDIPKKMPNDPKQESQLSLGGQRCMGEPDEELASAFPVFIRNAVLGQKQPKRAKAEPRRSTDAVRTGFDGLGGRTKFIQPTDTTMIRPLPVKPKPKAKQRVKARTVLPPSQAKLDTFLW, from the exons ATGGTTCGTCCAATCGGGACCCAGCCTTCAGGCTCCGCCTCTACCTTGCTGCCACCACTTCCGGTCCACTCCCGGAAGTCCCGCAGTGGAGCCAAATTTGAAGCCTGCGGAGAGgcggggacgggggtgggggcgcggTCGCAAAGCTGGACCCGTCGAGGTTTCCTTGGCTGCCTGACCCCCTTAGGACCAGTCATCATGCCTATCCGTGCGCTGTGCACCATCTGCTCCGACTTCTTTGACCACTCCCGAGATGTGGCCGCCATCCACTGCGGCCATACCTTCCACCTACAGTG CCTAATTCAGTGGTTTGAGACAGCACCAAGTCGGACCTGCCCACAGTGCCGAATCCAG GTTGGCAAAAGAACCATTATCAATAAGCTCTTCTTTGACCTTGCCCAAGAGGAGGAGAGTGTCTTAGATGCAGAATTCTTAAAG AAACAGATGAAGTACTTGGAGCAGCAGCAGGATGAAACCAAACAAGCACAGGAGGAGGCCCGCCGGCTCAGGACCAAGATGAAGACCATGGAGAG GATTGAGCTCCTACTCCAGAGCCAGCGGCCCGAGGTGGAGGAGATGATCCGAGACATGGGTGTGGGACAGTCAGCGGTGGAGCAGCTGGCTGTGTACTGCGTGTCCCTCAAGAA AGAGTATGAGAATCTAAAAGAGGCACGGAAGGCCTCAGGGGAGCTGGCTGACAAACTGAAGAAGgacttattttcttccaaaagcaAG TTGCAGACAGTCTACTCTGAACTAGACCAGACAAGGTTGGAGCTGAGGTCAGCGCAGAAGGACTTACAGAGTGCTGACAAGGAAATCACA aGCCTGAAAAAAAAGCTATCGATGCTGCAGGAAACCCTGAACCTGCCACCAGTGGACAGTGAGACTGTCAACCGCCTGGTTTTAGAGAG CCCAGCCCCTTTGGAAATGCTGAACCTGAAGCTTCGCCGACCAGCCTTCGGTGATGATATTGACCTCAATGCCACCTTTGATGTGGACACCCCTCCAGCCCAGCCTGCCAGCATCCAGCAGGGCCGTGCCAAGAAGCTCTGCCAAGAGATAGCCCA CTCTCCTGTTCAGGACATCCCCAAGAAGATGCCCAATGACCCCAAGCAG gagtcCCAGCTCTCGCTGGGTGGCCAGCGCTGTATGGGAGAGCCAGATGAGGAGCTGGCTAGTGCCTTTCCTGTCTTCATCCGGAATGCTGTCCTAGGCCAGAAACAGCCCAAGAGGGCCAAAGCAGAGCCCCGTCGCAGCACAGATGCC GTAAGGACTGGCTTCGATGGTCTTGGAGGTCGGACAAAATTCATCCAACCT ACTGACACAACTATGATCCGCCCACTGCCTGTTAAGCCCAAGCCCAAGGCTAAGCAGAGAGTCAAGGCAAGGAcagtgctccctccctcccaggccaaACTGGACACCTTCTTGTGGTAG
- the LOC123607504 gene encoding E3 ubiquitin-protein ligase TRAIP isoform X1 has protein sequence MVRPIGTQPSGSASTLLPPLPVHSRKSRSGAKFEACGEAGTGVGARSQSWTRRGFLGCLTPLGPVIMPIRALCTICSDFFDHSRDVAAIHCGHTFHLQCLIQWFETAPSRTCPQCRIQVGKRTIINKLFFDLAQEEESVLDAEFLKNELDNIRAQLSQKEKEKRDSQVIIDTLRDTLEERNATVESLQKALDKAEMLCSTLKKQMKYLEQQQDETKQAQEEARRLRTKMKTMERIELLLQSQRPEVEEMIRDMGVGQSAVEQLAVYCVSLKKEYENLKEARKASGELADKLKKDLFSSKSKLQTVYSELDQTRLELRSAQKDLQSADKEITSLKKKLSMLQETLNLPPVDSETVNRLVLESPAPLEMLNLKLRRPAFGDDIDLNATFDVDTPPAQPASIQQGRAKKLCQEIAHSPVQDIPKKMPNDPKQESQLSLGGQRCMGEPDEELASAFPVFIRNAVLGQKQPKRAKAEPRRSTDAVRTGFDGLGGRTKFIQPTDTTMIRPLPVKPKPKAKQRVKARTVLPPSQAKLDTFLW, from the exons ATGGTTCGTCCAATCGGGACCCAGCCTTCAGGCTCCGCCTCTACCTTGCTGCCACCACTTCCGGTCCACTCCCGGAAGTCCCGCAGTGGAGCCAAATTTGAAGCCTGCGGAGAGgcggggacgggggtgggggcgcggTCGCAAAGCTGGACCCGTCGAGGTTTCCTTGGCTGCCTGACCCCCTTAGGACCAGTCATCATGCCTATCCGTGCGCTGTGCACCATCTGCTCCGACTTCTTTGACCACTCCCGAGATGTGGCCGCCATCCACTGCGGCCATACCTTCCACCTACAGTG CCTAATTCAGTGGTTTGAGACAGCACCAAGTCGGACCTGCCCACAGTGCCGAATCCAG GTTGGCAAAAGAACCATTATCAATAAGCTCTTCTTTGACCTTGCCCAAGAGGAGGAGAGTGTCTTAGATGCAGAATTCTTAAAG AATGAACTGGATAATATCAGAGCCCAGCTTTCCCAGAAAG agaaggagaaaagggataGCCAGGTCATCATCGACACTCTGCGGGACACCTTGGAAGAGCGCAACGCCACTGTGGAATCTCTGCAGAAGGCTTTAGACAAGGCCGAAATGCTATGCTCCACCCTCAAG AAACAGATGAAGTACTTGGAGCAGCAGCAGGATGAAACCAAACAAGCACAGGAGGAGGCCCGCCGGCTCAGGACCAAGATGAAGACCATGGAGAG GATTGAGCTCCTACTCCAGAGCCAGCGGCCCGAGGTGGAGGAGATGATCCGAGACATGGGTGTGGGACAGTCAGCGGTGGAGCAGCTGGCTGTGTACTGCGTGTCCCTCAAGAA AGAGTATGAGAATCTAAAAGAGGCACGGAAGGCCTCAGGGGAGCTGGCTGACAAACTGAAGAAGgacttattttcttccaaaagcaAG TTGCAGACAGTCTACTCTGAACTAGACCAGACAAGGTTGGAGCTGAGGTCAGCGCAGAAGGACTTACAGAGTGCTGACAAGGAAATCACA aGCCTGAAAAAAAAGCTATCGATGCTGCAGGAAACCCTGAACCTGCCACCAGTGGACAGTGAGACTGTCAACCGCCTGGTTTTAGAGAG CCCAGCCCCTTTGGAAATGCTGAACCTGAAGCTTCGCCGACCAGCCTTCGGTGATGATATTGACCTCAATGCCACCTTTGATGTGGACACCCCTCCAGCCCAGCCTGCCAGCATCCAGCAGGGCCGTGCCAAGAAGCTCTGCCAAGAGATAGCCCA CTCTCCTGTTCAGGACATCCCCAAGAAGATGCCCAATGACCCCAAGCAG gagtcCCAGCTCTCGCTGGGTGGCCAGCGCTGTATGGGAGAGCCAGATGAGGAGCTGGCTAGTGCCTTTCCTGTCTTCATCCGGAATGCTGTCCTAGGCCAGAAACAGCCCAAGAGGGCCAAAGCAGAGCCCCGTCGCAGCACAGATGCC GTAAGGACTGGCTTCGATGGTCTTGGAGGTCGGACAAAATTCATCCAACCT ACTGACACAACTATGATCCGCCCACTGCCTGTTAAGCCCAAGCCCAAGGCTAAGCAGAGAGTCAAGGCAAGGAcagtgctccctccctcccaggccaaACTGGACACCTTCTTGTGGTAG
- the LOC123607506 gene encoding small nuclear ribonucleoprotein G-like — translation MDKKLSLKLNGGRYVQGMLQGFDPYKNLVIDKCVQMITSRQQNNTGMVVIGGNSIIILEVLERV, via the coding sequence atggacaAGAAGTTATCGTTGAAATTAAATGGTGGCAGATATGTCCAAGGAATGCTGCAGGGATTTGATCCCTATAAGAATCTTGTGATAGATAAATGTGTGCAGATGATAACTAGCAGGCAACAGAACAATACTGGAATGGTGGTAATAGGAGGGAACAGTATAATCATATTAGAAGTCTTGGAACGAGTATAA
- the CAMKV gene encoding caM kinase-like vesicle-associated protein isoform X1 has translation MPFGCVTLGDKKNYNQPSEVTDRYDLGQVIKTEEFCEIFRAKDKTTGKLHTCKKFQKRDGRKVRKAAKNEIGILKMVKHPNILQLVDVFVTRKEYFIFLELATGREVFDWILDQGYYSERDTSNVVRQVLEAVAYLHSLKIVHRNLKLENLVYYNRLKNSKIVISDFHLAKLENGLIKEPCGTPEYLAPEVVGRQRYGRPVDCWAIGVIMYILLSGNPPFYEEVEEDDYENHDKNLFRKILAGDYEFDSPYWDDISQAAKDLVTRLMEVEQDQRITAEEAISHEWISGNAASDKNIKDGVCAQIEKNFARAKWKKAVRVTTLMKRLRAPEQSSTATAQSAPATDTATAGAAGGATAASGAAPALGGSATSATVGDAAFAAKSDNTAPADRSATPATDGSVTPATDGSVTPATDGSITPATDGSITPATDRSVTPATDGRATPATEESIMPTTQSSVTPATKAAATPEPALAQPDSTAPGGTTGQAPPSSKGEEAAGYAQESRREETS, from the exons ATGCCGTTTGGGTGTGTGACTCTGGGCGATAAGAAGAACTATAACCAGCCGTCGGAGGTGACTGACAGATATGATTTGGGACAGGTCATCAAGAC TGAGGAGTTCTGTGAGATCTTCCGGGCCAAGGACAAGACGACGGGCAAGCTGCACACCTGCAAGAAGTTCCAGAAGCGGGACGGCCGCAAGGTGCGGAAGGCGGCCAAGAACGAAATAGGCATCCTCAAGAT GGTGAAGCATCCCAACATCCTGCAACTGGTGGATGTGTTTGTGACCCGCAAGGAGTACTTCATCTTCCTGGAGCT GGCCACGGGGAGGGAGGTGTTTGACTGGATCCTGGACCAGGGCTACTACTCGGAGCGAGATACAAGCAATGTGGTGCGGCAGGTCCTGGAGGCCGTGGCCTACCTGCACTCACTCAAGATCGTGCACAGGAACCTCAAG CTGGAGAACCTGGTTTACTATAATCGGTTGAAGAACTCAAAGATTGTCATCAGCGACTTCCACCTGGCTAAGCTAGAGAATGGCCTCATCAAGGAGCCCTGTGGGACTCCCGAGTACCTGg CCCCAGAGGTGGTAGGCCGGCAGCGGTATGGACGCCCCGTGGACTGCTGGGCCATTGGAGTCATCATGTACATCCT GCTTTCAGGGAACCCACCTTTCTatgaggaggtggaggaagatgACTATGAGAACCACGACAAGAACCTCTTCCGCAAGATCCTAGCTGGCGACTACGAGTTTGACTCTCCATACTGGGATGACATTTCCCAGGCAG CCAAAGACCTGGTCACAAGGCTGATGGAGGTGGAGCAAGACCAGCGCATCACTGCAGAAGAGGCCATCTCCCATGAGTG GATTTCTGGCAATGCTGCTTCTGATAAGAACATCAAGGATGGTGTCTGCGCCCAGATTGAAAAGAACTTTGCCAGGGCTAAGTGGAAG AAGGCTGTCCGAGTGACCACCCTCATGAAACGGCTCCGGGCACCAGAGCAGTCCAGCACAGCTACAGCCCAGTCTGCCCCAGCCACAGACACTGCCACCGCTGGGGCTGCAGGTGGGGCCACAGCTGCAAGTGGAGCTGCCCCAGCCCTTGGGGGCAGTGCCACCTCAGCCACAGTGGGTGATGCTGCTTTTGCTGCAAAGAGTGATAATACAGCCCCCGCAGACCGTAGTGCCACCCCAGCCACAGATGGCAGTGTCACCCCAGCCACTGATGGCAGTGTCACCCCAGCCACCGATGGGAGCATCACCCCAGCCACCGATGGGAGCATCACCCCAGCTACCGACAGGAGTGTTACTCCAGCCACCGACGGGAGAGCCACACCAGCCACAGAAGAGAGCATCATGCCCACCACTCAAAGCAGTGTCACACCAGCCACCAAGGCAGCTGCCACCCCTGAGCCGGCTTTGGCCCAGCCGGACAGCACAGCCCCCGGGGGCACAACAGGCCAGGCTCCACCCTCTAGTAAAGGGGAAGAGGCTGCTGGCTATGCCCAGGAGTCTCGGAGGGAGGAGACCAGCTGA
- the CAMKV gene encoding caM kinase-like vesicle-associated protein isoform X2: protein MPFGCVTLGDKKNYNQPSEVTDRYDLGQVIKTVKHPNILQLVDVFVTRKEYFIFLELATGREVFDWILDQGYYSERDTSNVVRQVLEAVAYLHSLKIVHRNLKLENLVYYNRLKNSKIVISDFHLAKLENGLIKEPCGTPEYLAPEVVGRQRYGRPVDCWAIGVIMYILLSGNPPFYEEVEEDDYENHDKNLFRKILAGDYEFDSPYWDDISQAAKDLVTRLMEVEQDQRITAEEAISHEWISGNAASDKNIKDGVCAQIEKNFARAKWKKAVRVTTLMKRLRAPEQSSTATAQSAPATDTATAGAAGGATAASGAAPALGGSATSATVGDAAFAAKSDNTAPADRSATPATDGSVTPATDGSVTPATDGSITPATDGSITPATDRSVTPATDGRATPATEESIMPTTQSSVTPATKAAATPEPALAQPDSTAPGGTTGQAPPSSKGEEAAGYAQESRREETS from the exons ATGCCGTTTGGGTGTGTGACTCTGGGCGATAAGAAGAACTATAACCAGCCGTCGGAGGTGACTGACAGATATGATTTGGGACAGGTCATCAAGAC GGTGAAGCATCCCAACATCCTGCAACTGGTGGATGTGTTTGTGACCCGCAAGGAGTACTTCATCTTCCTGGAGCT GGCCACGGGGAGGGAGGTGTTTGACTGGATCCTGGACCAGGGCTACTACTCGGAGCGAGATACAAGCAATGTGGTGCGGCAGGTCCTGGAGGCCGTGGCCTACCTGCACTCACTCAAGATCGTGCACAGGAACCTCAAG CTGGAGAACCTGGTTTACTATAATCGGTTGAAGAACTCAAAGATTGTCATCAGCGACTTCCACCTGGCTAAGCTAGAGAATGGCCTCATCAAGGAGCCCTGTGGGACTCCCGAGTACCTGg CCCCAGAGGTGGTAGGCCGGCAGCGGTATGGACGCCCCGTGGACTGCTGGGCCATTGGAGTCATCATGTACATCCT GCTTTCAGGGAACCCACCTTTCTatgaggaggtggaggaagatgACTATGAGAACCACGACAAGAACCTCTTCCGCAAGATCCTAGCTGGCGACTACGAGTTTGACTCTCCATACTGGGATGACATTTCCCAGGCAG CCAAAGACCTGGTCACAAGGCTGATGGAGGTGGAGCAAGACCAGCGCATCACTGCAGAAGAGGCCATCTCCCATGAGTG GATTTCTGGCAATGCTGCTTCTGATAAGAACATCAAGGATGGTGTCTGCGCCCAGATTGAAAAGAACTTTGCCAGGGCTAAGTGGAAG AAGGCTGTCCGAGTGACCACCCTCATGAAACGGCTCCGGGCACCAGAGCAGTCCAGCACAGCTACAGCCCAGTCTGCCCCAGCCACAGACACTGCCACCGCTGGGGCTGCAGGTGGGGCCACAGCTGCAAGTGGAGCTGCCCCAGCCCTTGGGGGCAGTGCCACCTCAGCCACAGTGGGTGATGCTGCTTTTGCTGCAAAGAGTGATAATACAGCCCCCGCAGACCGTAGTGCCACCCCAGCCACAGATGGCAGTGTCACCCCAGCCACTGATGGCAGTGTCACCCCAGCCACCGATGGGAGCATCACCCCAGCCACCGATGGGAGCATCACCCCAGCTACCGACAGGAGTGTTACTCCAGCCACCGACGGGAGAGCCACACCAGCCACAGAAGAGAGCATCATGCCCACCACTCAAAGCAGTGTCACACCAGCCACCAAGGCAGCTGCCACCCCTGAGCCGGCTTTGGCCCAGCCGGACAGCACAGCCCCCGGGGGCACAACAGGCCAGGCTCCACCCTCTAGTAAAGGGGAAGAGGCTGCTGGCTATGCCCAGGAGTCTCGGAGGGAGGAGACCAGCTGA